Proteins encoded in a region of the Flammeovirga yaeyamensis genome:
- a CDS encoding ATP-dependent 6-phosphofructokinase codes for MNDLTRQDFEVTRLGKATLTSPLYKEYKKEDAPHKEFIEDSRRIIYDASLSAFEEARNSDADPISFLKAGPRKKIYFDPSKTKAAIVTCGGLCPGINNVIRGLVNGLYYRYNVKNIWGVQYGYQGFISDYGHEMVKLTPNVVKDIHLFGGTILGSSRGRQDISAMVDTLERENINILFTIGGDGTLSGNHVIHEEIERRGLKIVTAGIPKTIDNDVNFMTKTFGFDTAFSTAAAVVRDAHNEATGAYNGVAIVKLMGRDSGFIAANAALAMPDVNFVLIPESKFDLYGDKGFLNTLKKRVEERHHALVVVAEGAGQHLFEDNENEVVKDKSGNIKHKDIGVFLKDEITNYLKEQDMEATVKYIDPSYIIRSEVAIPADSVFCNDLALNAVHGAMAGITDFVVGRWHNQFTYLPIPVATASRKKIDIDGALWWSVLETTGQPVDMTND; via the coding sequence ATGAACGACTTGACAAGACAAGACTTTGAGGTTACTAGGCTTGGAAAAGCTACACTTACTTCACCACTTTATAAAGAGTACAAAAAAGAAGATGCTCCGCATAAAGAGTTTATTGAGGATTCAAGAAGAATTATATATGATGCATCATTATCTGCTTTTGAAGAAGCAAGAAATAGCGATGCTGATCCTATCTCCTTCCTAAAAGCAGGACCTAGAAAAAAAATATATTTTGATCCGTCGAAGACAAAAGCTGCAATTGTAACTTGTGGTGGTCTTTGCCCAGGAATTAATAATGTAATCCGTGGTTTAGTCAACGGTTTATATTATAGATATAATGTCAAAAATATTTGGGGTGTACAATATGGTTACCAAGGTTTCATTTCGGATTACGGACATGAAATGGTAAAATTAACTCCTAACGTTGTAAAAGACATTCACTTATTTGGTGGTACTATCTTAGGTTCATCAAGAGGTCGCCAAGATATCTCAGCGATGGTGGATACTTTAGAAAGAGAAAACATCAACATCTTATTTACTATTGGTGGTGATGGTACACTTTCAGGTAACCATGTTATTCACGAAGAAATTGAAAGAAGAGGTCTTAAAATCGTTACTGCCGGTATTCCTAAGACGATCGACAACGATGTAAACTTCATGACAAAAACTTTCGGTTTCGATACAGCATTCTCAACTGCAGCAGCAGTAGTAAGAGATGCACATAACGAAGCAACTGGTGCTTACAATGGTGTAGCTATCGTAAAACTAATGGGTCGTGACTCAGGTTTTATTGCTGCAAATGCAGCATTGGCAATGCCAGATGTAAACTTTGTATTGATTCCTGAATCTAAATTCGACTTATACGGTGATAAAGGTTTCTTGAATACTTTGAAGAAAAGAGTAGAAGAGAGACATCATGCACTCGTAGTAGTAGCCGAGGGTGCTGGTCAGCATTTATTCGAGGATAATGAAAATGAAGTAGTGAAAGATAAATCAGGTAACATCAAGCATAAAGATATTGGTGTATTCTTGAAAGATGAGATCACTAACTACTTGAAAGAACAAGATATGGAAGCGACTGTAAAATACATCGACCCTTCTTATATCATCCGTTCTGAAGTAGCAATTCCTGCCGATTCTGTATTCTGTAATGATCTTGCATTAAACGCAGTTCACGGTGCAATGGCTGGTATTACTGACTTCGTGGTTGGTCGTTGGCATAACCAATTTACTTACCTTCCAATCCCTGTAGCTACAGCATCAAGAAAGAAAATTGATATTGATGGTGCATTATGGTGGTCAGTATTAGAAACTACAGGTCAGCCTGTTGATATGACAAATGATTAA